TGGGCTTGTATGTGACGATTAGAGCCGGGCAATGGTGTATTAGAGACGGTAACGGCGCTCGTCGTTGCGATGCAGCCAGGTGGTTGAGAGCTCCGCCTGCATCAGTGTAATCTGGTGGAGTTGGATGTCTGTATCGAGTGGGAGCTTCCTCGGGTGCTTGTTTCGCCGAGCTTCCGAAAGACCACCTTCCACTTTCACCTCTGCCCACGGACGGGACTTCGCACAAGGGTCCAAGCTGTCCTAGACTCCTAGCTCCGAAAGCCAGGCTGGAGGTTACAAGCCAAACTATCACAACTCCACGCCTGCCCGCCTCACGCATAGCTGTCAAGTCTACTCGAAAAAAGGATCCCGAAAACCGAAGTAGACAAAATGTCTTCCGAAAAAATTACGGTCCATAATCTGGCCGGTATGCACTTCCCTTCACCCTCATATGGCCCTGCAGTAGGCCTAGCTATCGCATCACACTAACACAAGCTCCTCCCCCCAGACCTGAAGAATACCTCGGACGATGCTCTCCCCAACTACCTCAACTCTCTCAAATTCACCCAGTCCCACGCGCTCACCGATGTCCGCCTCGCGCTCGGCTACTCAGCATTTTTGATTGCGGGCGCATGTTTCCTCTGGGATTATAAGCTCGGCTTCGACAGCACAAAGTACTACACGGCCGCCGCCGTGGTCCTCTACTCGATCCTCAACGGCGCTCTTACGCTATGGATCTGGTTGAAGGAGGCAGGCACCGTGTATGAGGGCACATCACCCTCAGGCGAGAAGGTAAGGCCACTTTGCTTTCTTTCGTGCCCTCTCAGCAGCTAGCTGCATGTGCTCCCAGGATATGGACAAACCTTGACTTACACGCCCGCGAAACAGGTCAACATCGCGACATCCACAAAGAAGAACGTACCGACCTACAACATGAAGATCACCCTGACCTCGAAGAACGGCGAAAATAAAGTCATCAACCTCTCACAACCCTTCAACCAGTGGTTCGACTCACAAGGCCGCTTCGTCGCGGTTCCCTTCCAGGAGATCCTCGCTACCAACATCCCCGCCGTCGGCAAGCTTGACCCCAAGCGTATCGCATCCACCTCCCAGGGATACTCGACTGACGTCCTCGACGCGCTGTACGCGGAGAACACGGCGACGGGGAGCGGCGCGGAGGCGGCCAAGGGTGGCAGCAAGAGACGCAAGGCATAGACAGGGCCGGACTGGAGGTGGTTTGGACTTGTTACCGCATGGGGCTTGCCAATAAACTTTTTTGTGTAAATTACGGATAATTGGAACCGTCAAAAGCATGGTGTCTGTGTTTTTGCTTAGTATATTGCTTCAAAGTGCTACAATCGCACCATCTATGCCTTCGTGATAATTATCATTATTCGCTCCATTCCTCGGCCGGCTTATGCTCTGGACAGCATACATGCGCAGCAACCAAAGTGTCTCTGGTGAAATCATTGCAATGCCTTGTGTGATTTTTATCTCATTAAACTGGATGCTGGTCGTCTAATACTGATGATCCATTGGACCTCCAAACGCCTCGCCATGCCACCAACCCTCACCATATGCAAGTCCGCCAAATACCTCGTCTCCCACTCTCTGTTCCAACACATGAGTCGCTGCCCTCCTATACCAACAAACCATCACTTTCGTGCCTCGACCAAAGCCAATTCAAACTCGACTGATCCATGACAAAAGTGCAAAGCCATCACCTCGTGTTCAACTCATTCTTTCGAAACTACTTCAAGCTCTGAAAGTCAACATACGTCAGTTGACCTCGTCCCAAGCCTTACGAGACTTGAGGGCAGCCTCTCTGACCATTCGTGACTCGTCTCCAGAGGCCTGAGCCAACAAGCGCTTGGCCTGGGACGCCGAGTCGAGGAGATGGCGATGCTCAAAGTTGGGCGGCAGTTGCCCGATGAGACGAACGACCAAGGCCCGGCATTGCGCCTCCTGGAATCCGGAACGGTCAAAGGGCACGTAATTCTCCGGCATCCAGGTGTTGTCTTCGCCGGCTTGCGTCGTGTCTCTTCTAAAGATCGACAGGGAGGCATCAATGATGCTCTTGAGGAATGGTTGCATGCGTCTGGGCGAGTTCTCCGTGACGGCCACCAAGATCTGGAGACCGGCTGCTACATCTGCGCTAGCCGGCAGATTGCGGATCGCGCAGAGAATGATTCGGATAAGATCCTCCGTGTCGTCCTCGTAGTGCGCGTACTTGATGTGCCTGACTGCTCTCAAGACTGCAATGCTATAATTGGCCGCAACAAGCATGTCATCCTTGCTGTTCGAGCCGGCAGGCCAAGCCTTGGGCAGCATGGGCTTGACCAACTCGTAGTAGGCCCTCTGCACCCAGAGCTTTTTAAGCTGGCCGTAGAACTCGGGCTTTGCGAATTCCAGGTCACTGAAGATGAAATCCATGCTGCGAGCAAGCGTGTGGCCAATCTTCTTATTACCAGGACCTTGAGTTATAGCCGTGAGAACATTCTTGAGAGCGTTACCAGTGTAGCGTCGGAGAATGCCGACTACAATCGCGTATACAGGCCTTGCCAGAGCTGCTCTGAGGTCGTTGGGGCTGTTTCCAGCCACCACATTCTCCTCATGGTCGAGGTAGCCAGTGATTTGCTCCAGCTGGTCAGACAGTCTCTCTTCGCTGACAACGAAGTTCATTTGATATTCCATAATCTGGACGATATCGTTCAAATTCTCAACCTTGTATTTGTTGGCGATGACGCACAGAATAGCCGTAACGACTTGCCGGCACTTTGGTGAGTCTGAGTGGTCTCTGGTGAGAAGGCCAGCAATCAAGATCTGGTGTGCGGTTCCTCTTTCAACCTAGAACAGAGTGTTAGCAAAGCTTCCCTGGTCTTGATGCAACGGTTATCTTACCAAACGCTCGACTGTGGTTGGATGGAAAGCTTGAATAATGCCCAAGGAGAGGATGACAGTACGGCCGTGGCTGAAACCACTGATGGGGAACTGGGGAGGATCTCTCATGTTGTAAGGAGTCTGCGGAAGACCCATGGTCCGCAGCATGGCCGCTCGCAACTCACTATTGTTCCAGCTGTGGGTCTCGGTGGGATTAGGATGGCGATACTGGTCGGTTCCACGGAAGAGTGTTACGACTTCTTCGTTCAGAAGCAGGTTGGTCTGCTGGTATTCGCTCATGTGCTGGATAGTGAACATCGCAATATTCGAGAGGCGGTGCAAGTAGGCATCCTCTTCATTCTTGTCTTCCGGATCCTTCTTGCCAAAGTCGTCGCTCAAGGCAAGTGAAAGCTCGGAATTGTCGGCATAACTGATGATCTTGGTGGCCCGTCTGTAGAGCTGTCGAGTGACGTACAGATTGATCAAGGCGAAATCTCCTTGAAGATTGTCAACTTCCTTGCTCTCGTCCGTCCCTGACGTCGAGACGATCTGGTCGTCAGGGAGGCGTGGCAGATTAGGGAAACGGTTTGCCACGTAGCTAACCCAGTTGTCGTCGAATCGCGTGTCGCTGAAGTTGTTTTTGACGGGCAAGTTGATGAGTTCTTTGGCTCCTTCCTTGAACTGAATCATGGCCGAGAATATGTAAGTAGCAATGACCGACCAAATCTTCGG
The Colletotrichum lupini chromosome 6, complete sequence DNA segment above includes these coding regions:
- a CDS encoding microsomal signal peptidase 25 kDa subunit — its product is MSSEKITVHNLADLKNTSDDALPNYLNSLKFTQSHALTDVRLALGYSAFLIAGACFLWDYKLGFDSTKYYTAAAVVLYSILNGALTLWIWLKEAGTVYEGTSPSGEKVNIATSTKKNVPTYNMKITLTSKNGENKVINLSQPFNQWFDSQGRFVAVPFQEILATNIPAVGKLDPKRIASTSQGYSTDVLDALYAENTATGSGAEAAKGGSKRRKA